In a single window of the Agrobacterium vitis genome:
- a CDS encoding AsmA family protein gives MLGRLFIAFGGLVVVALFAALLAPLFVNWTDFRKDFEDQASRLLGKKVVVHGAVEARILPFPSITMNDVTVGPGTDGKTLAHVARFSMDAELAPFLSGEARIFAMRIEQPNVRLRLLPDGSLDWLQGSQPSLPGRNVVLEKVTVVDGALTLVDQQTGRTRQVSGLNADMTARSLAGPWTVLGQGVLDGQSGNFSLSSLQPDPAKGAVPVKIHIAPDATPVDIDLSGDLALVDKRPTLQGSFLAALRANAEDGQVSAPMGNPVLPPRIKGKFELANDRVRIPEYRMEIGASDQPYIITGEATLDSGKAPEFLLTAEGQQIDVDKLTPTLPKGKTGRQMQNSARQRIQSLIALADRIPIPAMPGRASLKLPAIVAGDTVIRDITLDLRPAGTGWQVDKAVATLPGRTQAEAAGRLQLKGQASFNGSLLVASSQPSGLASWLSGDVDPAIRQLRTAGFSANVNLTSDLQRFEKLELAIGPASLHGRLERQSADGVMPSLSFDLSGNAFDFDATKALASLVSGDASDDALLSHQIAGNIKVDAFSAFGITARDVDGLFTYKDGGFSVRKLDIGNLAGASIKATGEATGSLADYSGKAQVMLHASDISGFLAMLHQQLPQHPLLARLAPSGQWYSDADIVVNTRFGDAQYGGLQVDLQGKANGTAVDATYRQDSLFDVFDDSEKSFSLTAANGEPSALLGQLGLDPLPVPMDGGAKLTLQLKQQGTAPAQGQMSLTSGATRLGVSGTVNLGADLFLQGKGKVELASDDIAPLLIMNAVSLPGIDTGLPMSLTSEIERQGDNKTQLRDIKGAVAGDGLSGTLVLEPTASAVKIGGAVVLDTLDLEWLASTVIGPVKDPASDTLSAVKVQTPVWGDMQMDIALKSGTLDLGPLPAARDVAARLTLVDGGMALEDLSGTLFGGALSGRMSLANNQGTAFLRSRVSLANADLGKIWPDSGLSGQARLQVMAEGSGSSAQGLLGSVNGSGQVDLSALTIPDLDLSSFPALSAAFGGATSEVTPEQVSAALTPLLARAPARLGDVTMPFTLSDGKARMQGVKVPAKDAAIETQAVVTVASGDVDANVQIAFDPATAVSTPGEAGVVQTGVEQATAGDAAPTVHLLLNGPLAAPKRQLDVREMASYLSLQAFERERRRVETLQAAVLEKQRLRREVAYYTALAAERAAAQAKAAAVADAAARAAEAAARAADRGAGNAAPSTPRDGPNNGFKLELQDLPGVQ, from the coding sequence GTGCTAGGCAGACTGTTCATCGCGTTTGGCGGATTGGTCGTGGTGGCGCTGTTTGCCGCGCTTCTGGCGCCGCTTTTCGTCAACTGGACGGATTTCCGCAAGGATTTCGAGGATCAGGCCAGCCGTCTTCTCGGTAAAAAGGTGGTGGTCCACGGCGCTGTCGAGGCGCGTATCCTGCCGTTTCCGTCGATCACGATGAATGACGTCACGGTCGGGCCGGGCACCGATGGCAAGACGCTGGCGCATGTGGCGCGGTTTTCCATGGATGCCGAGCTTGCGCCGTTTCTGTCAGGCGAGGCGCGGATTTTCGCCATGCGGATCGAGCAGCCGAATGTGCGGCTGAGATTGTTGCCGGACGGTTCGCTGGACTGGTTGCAGGGCAGCCAGCCAAGTCTGCCGGGTCGCAATGTCGTGCTGGAAAAAGTGACGGTCGTTGATGGTGCTCTGACCCTGGTCGATCAGCAGACAGGTCGCACCCGCCAGGTCAGCGGGCTCAATGCCGATATGACGGCCCGCTCGCTGGCTGGTCCCTGGACGGTGTTGGGGCAGGGGGTGCTGGATGGCCAGTCCGGCAATTTCTCGCTGTCCAGCCTGCAACCGGACCCGGCCAAGGGGGCGGTGCCGGTGAAAATCCATATCGCGCCTGATGCAACGCCCGTCGATATCGACCTGTCCGGCGATCTCGCGCTTGTTGACAAGCGCCCGACATTGCAGGGAAGTTTCCTGGCGGCCTTGCGCGCCAATGCCGAGGACGGTCAGGTCAGCGCACCGATGGGCAATCCGGTGCTGCCGCCGCGCATCAAGGGCAAGTTCGAACTGGCCAATGATCGGGTGCGGATTCCGGAATACCGGATGGAAATCGGCGCCAGCGACCAGCCCTACATCATCACCGGCGAGGCGACGCTGGATAGCGGCAAGGCGCCGGAATTTCTGCTGACAGCCGAGGGCCAGCAGATCGACGTCGATAAGCTGACGCCCACCTTGCCCAAGGGCAAGACCGGCCGGCAGATGCAGAATTCCGCCCGCCAGCGTATCCAGTCGCTGATAGCGCTGGCAGACCGCATACCCATTCCTGCCATGCCGGGCCGCGCCAGCCTGAAACTGCCGGCGATTGTCGCAGGCGATACCGTTATCCGGGATATTACCCTGGATCTGCGGCCTGCCGGAACCGGTTGGCAGGTGGACAAGGCGGTTGCCACCCTGCCGGGCCGCACCCAGGCGGAAGCCGCGGGACGGCTGCAACTGAAAGGTCAGGCCTCCTTCAACGGTTCGCTGCTGGTGGCCTCCAGCCAGCCTTCCGGGCTGGCTTCCTGGCTGTCGGGCGATGTCGATCCGGCCATCCGGCAATTGCGCACGGCGGGCTTTTCCGCCAACGTCAACCTGACCTCCGACCTGCAACGGTTCGAAAAGCTGGAACTGGCGATCGGGCCAGCCAGCCTGCATGGCCGTCTTGAGCGGCAATCGGCTGATGGCGTTATGCCCAGCCTGTCCTTTGATCTCTCGGGCAATGCCTTCGACTTCGATGCAACGAAGGCGCTGGCCTCGCTGGTGTCTGGTGATGCCAGCGACGATGCGCTGCTGAGCCACCAGATCGCAGGGAACATCAAGGTCGATGCCTTTTCGGCATTCGGCATCACGGCTCGCGATGTGGACGGGCTGTTTACCTACAAGGATGGCGGGTTTTCGGTGCGCAAGCTGGATATCGGCAATCTTGCCGGCGCCAGTATCAAGGCCACGGGCGAAGCCACCGGCTCGCTTGCGGATTATAGCGGCAAGGCGCAGGTCATGCTGCATGCCAGCGACATCAGCGGATTTCTGGCGATGTTGCATCAGCAATTGCCGCAGCACCCGCTGCTGGCCCGGCTGGCTCCCAGCGGGCAATGGTATTCCGATGCCGACATCGTGGTAAATACCCGTTTCGGGGATGCTCAGTATGGCGGCTTGCAGGTCGATCTACAGGGCAAGGCCAATGGCACGGCGGTCGATGCCACCTATCGGCAGGACAGCCTGTTTGATGTGTTCGACGACTCTGAAAAGAGCTTTTCGCTGACCGCTGCCAATGGAGAGCCTTCGGCGCTGCTGGGTCAGCTTGGTCTTGATCCGCTGCCGGTGCCGATGGATGGCGGTGCGAAACTGACCCTGCAGTTGAAACAGCAGGGCACCGCGCCAGCACAAGGCCAGATGTCGCTGACATCTGGGGCGACCCGGCTTGGGGTGAGCGGCACCGTCAATCTCGGTGCGGACCTGTTCTTGCAGGGCAAGGGCAAAGTGGAGCTGGCCAGCGACGATATTGCCCCATTGCTGATCATGAATGCAGTCAGTCTTCCTGGTATCGACACCGGTCTGCCGATGTCCCTGACCAGCGAAATCGAGCGGCAGGGCGACAACAAGACGCAATTGCGCGATATCAAAGGCGCGGTTGCGGGCGACGGTTTGTCCGGCACGCTGGTGCTGGAGCCGACCGCTTCCGCAGTTAAAATCGGCGGTGCTGTTGTCCTGGATACGCTTGATCTCGAGTGGTTGGCATCGACCGTGATCGGCCCGGTCAAGGACCCCGCATCCGATACATTGTCGGCGGTAAAGGTGCAGACGCCCGTCTGGGGTGACATGCAGATGGACATCGCCCTCAAGTCTGGCACACTCGATCTTGGCCCGCTGCCCGCTGCCCGTGATGTTGCAGCACGCCTGACGCTGGTGGATGGCGGCATGGCGCTGGAGGATCTGTCCGGCACGCTGTTCGGCGGTGCTCTGTCCGGGCGCATGTCGCTCGCCAATAACCAGGGCACGGCTTTCCTGCGCAGCAGAGTGTCCCTTGCCAATGCCGACCTGGGTAAGATCTGGCCTGACAGCGGCTTGTCCGGTCAAGCCAGGCTGCAAGTGATGGCGGAAGGCAGCGGTAGCAGCGCCCAAGGCCTGCTTGGATCGGTCAACGGTTCCGGCCAGGTCGATCTCTCAGCCTTGACTATCCCGGATCTGGACCTCTCCAGCTTTCCGGCACTCTCGGCGGCTTTTGGGGGGGCGACCAGTGAGGTAACGCCGGAGCAGGTCTCCGCAGCGCTGACACCCCTGCTGGCCCGCGCGCCAGCCCGGCTGGGCGACGTGACCATGCCGTTTACGCTGAGTGACGGTAAAGCCCGGATGCAGGGCGTCAAAGTCCCTGCCAAGGATGCCGCTATCGAGACGCAGGCCGTCGTGACGGTCGCCTCCGGTGACGTCGATGCCAATGTCCAGATCGCCTTCGATCCGGCTACGGCAGTCTCTACGCCCGGGGAGGCTGGTGTAGTGCAGACGGGTGTTGAGCAGGCAACGGCGGGAGATGCCGCGCCGACCGTCCACCTGCTGCTGAATGGTCCGCTTGCTGCGCCCAAGCGGCAGCTGGATGTCCGCGAAATGGCAAGCTACCTGTCGCTCCAGGCATTTGAGCGTGAGCGCCGACGGGTGGAAACATTGCAAGCGGCTGTGCTGGAAAAGCAAAGGCTGCGGCGTGAAGTGGCCTATTATACCGCCCTTGCAGCGGAGCGTGCGGCGGCGCAGGCCAAGGCTGCGGCGGTAGCCGATGCCGCGGCACGGGCTGCGGAGGCGGCGGCGAGAGCGGCGGATCGTGGTGCTGGCAATGCTGCGCCATCAACACCGCGCGATGGGCCGAATAACGGTTTTAAACTGGAGTTGCAGGATTTGCCCGGGGTGCAATAA
- a CDS encoding ribbon-helix-helix domain-containing protein has product MIRKHSISLHGHRTSFSLEDAFWQEIRAIAESRNVPIAALIADIDGKRPADCNLSSALRLYVLEWLKQAGSDSH; this is encoded by the coding sequence CTGATCCGCAAACATTCTATTTCCCTCCATGGCCATCGCACCAGTTTTTCCCTGGAAGATGCCTTCTGGCAGGAAATTCGGGCGATTGCCGAAAGCCGCAATGTCCCGATTGCTGCATTGATTGCCGATATTGACGGCAAACGCCCGGCTGATTGCAATCTCTCGTCGGCTCTGCGGCTCTATGTGCTGGAATGGCTCAAACAGGCAGGTTCCGATTCGCATTGA
- a CDS encoding DUF4169 family protein yields MSGEVVNLRQVRKAKARTEKEKIADQNRVSFGRSNAEKNLTSALNDKARAALDNSKLEPKPANPAPDEPG; encoded by the coding sequence ATGTCGGGCGAAGTCGTTAATCTGCGTCAGGTCAGGAAAGCCAAAGCGCGCACCGAAAAGGAAAAGATCGCGGACCAGAACCGCGTGAGTTTCGGGCGAAGCAATGCTGAGAAAAACCTGACCAGCGCACTGAACGACAAGGCCCGCGCTGCTCTCGACAATTCAAAGCTGGAGCCGAAACCAGCCAATCCTGCGCCGGACGAGCCGGGCTGA
- a CDS encoding SspB family protein, whose translation MGQDHIRYDILAQDALRGVIRKVLTEVAATGRLPGEHHFFITFLTGAPGVRISQHLKAKYAEQMTIVIQHQFWDLKVTDSLFEVGLSFSDTPEKLVIPFNAIRGFYDPSVNFELEFDVPQVEEDENSAEITAYPLAAESEKAEDGAADKPEGEKKEGSVVSLDAFRKKQ comes from the coding sequence ATGGGGCAGGACCACATCCGTTACGACATTCTGGCTCAGGACGCATTGCGCGGCGTTATCCGCAAGGTGCTGACCGAAGTCGCCGCAACGGGCCGGCTGCCGGGCGAACATCACTTTTTCATCACCTTCCTGACGGGCGCTCCGGGTGTGCGCATCTCCCAGCACCTCAAGGCCAAATATGCCGAGCAGATGACCATCGTCATCCAGCACCAGTTCTGGGACCTCAAGGTCACCGATAGCCTGTTTGAAGTGGGCCTGTCCTTCTCCGACACGCCGGAAAAACTGGTCATTCCTTTCAACGCCATTCGCGGCTTCTACGATCCTTCGGTGAATTTCGAACTGGAATTCGACGTGCCGCAGGTGGAAGAAGACGAAAACTCTGCCGAAATCACCGCCTATCCGCTGGCCGCCGAATCGGAAAAAGCCGAGGATGGCGCCGCCGACAAGCCGGAAGGCGAAAAGAAGGAAGGCTCCGTTGTCTCCCTGGATGCGTTTCGAAAGAAGCAGTAA
- a CDS encoding thymidylate synthase, which produces MKQYLDLLQHVMENGSDRGDRTGTGTRSVFGYQMRFDLAEGFPVLTTKKLHLRSIIHELLWFLKGDTNIAYLKENGVSIWDEWADENGDLGPVYGAQWRSWPKPDGGHIDQIANLVESIKTNPNSRRHIVSAWNPAEVDDMALPPCHCLFQFYVADGRLSCQLYQRSADIFLGVPFNIASYALLTMMVAQVTGLKPGDFIHTLGDAHLYANHFEQAQLQLSRQPKPLPVMRINPDVKDVFGFTFEDFSLENYSADPVIKAPIAV; this is translated from the coding sequence ATGAAGCAATATCTCGATCTCCTGCAGCATGTGATGGAAAACGGCTCCGACCGTGGCGATCGCACCGGCACCGGCACGCGCTCGGTGTTTGGATATCAGATGCGGTTTGATCTGGCGGAGGGCTTCCCGGTCCTGACCACCAAGAAGCTGCATCTGCGCTCGATCATCCATGAACTCCTGTGGTTTTTGAAGGGCGATACCAATATCGCCTATCTGAAGGAAAACGGCGTTTCCATCTGGGACGAGTGGGCCGATGAAAATGGCGATCTCGGACCGGTCTATGGTGCGCAGTGGCGCTCCTGGCCAAAGCCCGACGGTGGCCATATCGACCAGATCGCCAATCTCGTCGAGAGCATCAAGACCAACCCCAATTCCCGTCGCCATATCGTCTCAGCCTGGAACCCGGCCGAGGTGGACGACATGGCGTTGCCGCCCTGTCATTGCCTGTTCCAGTTCTATGTGGCCGATGGCAGGCTCTCCTGCCAGCTTTACCAGCGCTCCGCCGATATTTTCCTCGGTGTGCCCTTCAATATCGCCTCCTATGCGCTGCTGACCATGATGGTGGCGCAGGTGACGGGGCTGAAGCCGGGCGATTTCATTCATACGCTGGGGGATGCGCATCTCTACGCCAATCACTTTGAGCAGGCACAGCTGCAATTGAGCCGGCAGCCGAAACCCTTGCCGGTGATGCGGATCAATCCAGACGTCAAGGATGTTTTCGGCTTTACTTTCGAGGACTTCAGCCTGGAAAACTATAGTGCCGATCCTGTCATCAAGGCGCCGATTGCCGTGTGA
- a CDS encoding DoxX family protein produces the protein MIFTRLSPWAPTVLSILRIIAGLLFLEHGMSKLLGFPPSDMNPAVMSLPWIAGCIELVGGALITIGLFTRPAAFIASGMCAFAYFLVHAQMGFYPMNNHGEPAILFCFVFFYIVFAGPGPLSVDAAMRKE, from the coding sequence ATGATCTTCACTCGACTGAGCCCTTGGGCTCCGACCGTCCTCAGCATCCTGCGCATTATTGCGGGCCTGCTGTTTCTTGAACATGGCATGAGCAAGCTTCTGGGCTTTCCGCCCTCGGATATGAACCCGGCTGTGATGTCGCTGCCCTGGATCGCCGGTTGCATCGAACTGGTTGGCGGTGCGCTGATCACCATCGGCCTGTTCACGCGCCCAGCCGCCTTCATCGCGTCGGGCATGTGCGCTTTTGCCTATTTCCTCGTGCATGCCCAGATGGGCTTTTACCCGATGAACAATCACGGCGAGCCGGCTATCCTGTTCTGCTTCGTGTTTTTCTACATCGTCTTTGCTGGCCCTGGCCCGCTCAGCGTCGATGCGGCGATGCGCAAGGAATAG
- a CDS encoding dihydrofolate reductase, with protein sequence MPKISIVVAVSNNGVIGRNGDMPWKLSTDLKRFKALTLGKPLVMGRKTFESFGSRPLPGRPHVIVSRHADIAMPSVETVRSLEAGLERAGQIAGDLGVEEVCVIGGGEIYRQALPLADILHVTHVETEIADGDTVFPAIDPSQFEKLHEEAVAAGERDSFATRYTIYRRKPAL encoded by the coding sequence ATGCCGAAAATCTCCATTGTCGTTGCCGTCTCAAACAACGGCGTGATCGGTCGCAATGGCGACATGCCCTGGAAGCTGAGCACCGATCTGAAGCGGTTCAAGGCGCTGACGCTTGGCAAGCCGCTGGTGATGGGCCGCAAGACTTTCGAGAGTTTCGGTTCCCGGCCGCTTCCCGGCCGCCCGCATGTGATCGTCAGCCGTCATGCCGATATCGCCATGCCCTCGGTGGAAACCGTGCGCAGCCTTGAGGCGGGGCTTGAGCGCGCAGGGCAGATCGCCGGAGATTTGGGGGTCGAGGAGGTCTGCGTGATTGGCGGGGGTGAAATCTACCGGCAGGCTTTGCCGCTGGCTGATATCCTGCATGTCACCCATGTGGAGACGGAGATTGCCGATGGCGATACGGTTTTTCCGGCAATCGATCCGTCACAGTTTGAAAAACTGCATGAAGAGGCCGTGGCGGCGGGCGAACGCGACAGTTTCGCGACGCGCTACACGATCTATCGGCGAAAACCGGCTTTATAA
- the hflK gene encoding FtsH protease activity modulator HflK, with product MPWSNQNGGGPWGGGGGNNNNGGPWGQGPNRPRGNGGGGKQPPDLEDIIKRGQDQFKNLVPGGLGGGMGLIVVLAVAGLWLTQAVYTVQPDERGVEMRFGKPKDEISAPGLHFHLWPFETVEKVKVTEQQQNIGAKVASNSTAGLMLTGDQNIVNVQFSVLYTVSDPKAYLFNLESPPQTLQQVAESAMREVVGRRPAQEIFRDARQSISVDVRNIIQGTMDNYGSGISINSVAIEDAAPPREVADAFDEVQRAEQDEDRFVEEANQYSNQKLGQARGQSAQMREEAAAYKDRVVKEAEGEAQRFISIYDQYTKAPDVTRTRLYIETMEQVLKKSNKVIVDEQGQGVVPYLPLNEIGRMGTQPAQGGK from the coding sequence ATGCCTTGGAGTAATCAGAACGGCGGCGGCCCGTGGGGCGGCGGCGGTGGTAATAACAATAATGGAGGACCGTGGGGTCAGGGACCGAACCGGCCTCGCGGCAATGGCGGCGGTGGCAAGCAGCCGCCGGATTTGGAAGACATTATCAAGCGCGGACAGGATCAGTTCAAGAACCTGGTTCCCGGTGGTCTGGGCGGAGGCATGGGCCTGATCGTCGTGCTCGCCGTGGCCGGTCTCTGGTTGACCCAGGCCGTCTATACCGTGCAGCCGGATGAGCGCGGCGTGGAAATGCGTTTCGGCAAGCCGAAGGACGAAATTTCCGCCCCCGGTCTGCATTTCCATCTCTGGCCGTTTGAAACGGTGGAGAAGGTCAAGGTTACCGAACAGCAACAGAATATCGGTGCCAAGGTTGCCTCCAATTCCACGGCTGGCCTGATGCTGACCGGTGACCAGAATATCGTCAACGTGCAGTTTTCCGTGTTGTACACGGTCAGCGATCCGAAGGCCTATCTGTTCAATCTCGAAAGCCCGCCGCAGACTTTGCAGCAGGTGGCGGAGAGCGCCATGCGCGAAGTCGTCGGACGTCGCCCGGCCCAGGAAATTTTCCGTGATGCCCGTCAGTCTATCTCTGTCGACGTGCGTAACATAATCCAAGGCACGATGGACAACTACGGTTCCGGCATTTCCATCAATTCGGTGGCTATCGAGGATGCGGCGCCGCCGCGCGAAGTCGCCGATGCGTTCGATGAAGTGCAGCGTGCCGAGCAGGACGAGGACCGCTTCGTTGAGGAAGCCAACCAATATTCCAACCAGAAGCTTGGTCAGGCCCGTGGTCAGTCCGCGCAGATGCGGGAAGAGGCTGCTGCCTACAAGGATCGCGTCGTGAAGGAAGCCGAGGGTGAGGCGCAGCGCTTCATCTCGATCTACGACCAGTATACCAAGGCGCCGGACGTGACCCGCACGCGGCTTTACATTGAAACCATGGAGCAGGTCCTGAAGAAATCCAACAAGGTGATCGTCGATGAGCAGGGCCAGGGTGTCGTTCCCTATCTGCCGTTGAACGAAATCGGCCGCATGGGCACCCAGCCAGCACAGGGAGGCAAGTAA
- the hflC gene encoding protease modulator HflC, giving the protein MTNRLPAVLIGLAIVLLLIYSSVFVINQRQQAVVVRFGQIKAVYSEPGLYFKMPFAFAGADKVQIISDQSLRFDLDNIRVQVSGGKLYEVDAFLIYKITDARRFIGIVSGGDRDLAEARLRTRLDASLRRVYGLRGFEAALSDARSQMMQEVADDLKSDAENLGITIEDVRIRRTDLTQEISQQTYARMRSERLAEAELIRARGNEEGQRRRAIADRQVVELQADAQRDSEILRGQGDAERNRVFADAYQRDPSFFEFYRSMAAYEASLGTTGTSMVLSPNSEFFKFFRSQAGTGATTPAAPAAN; this is encoded by the coding sequence ATGACCAATCGTCTTCCTGCCGTGCTGATCGGCTTAGCCATCGTGCTTCTGCTGATCTACTCTTCGGTTTTCGTCATCAACCAGCGCCAGCAGGCCGTCGTCGTGCGCTTCGGCCAGATCAAGGCGGTTTATAGCGAGCCTGGCCTTTACTTCAAAATGCCCTTCGCCTTTGCTGGCGCCGACAAGGTGCAGATCATTTCGGATCAGTCCCTGCGATTTGATCTCGACAATATCCGTGTCCAGGTTTCCGGCGGCAAGTTGTATGAGGTCGATGCCTTCCTGATCTACAAGATCACCGATGCCCGCCGCTTTATCGGGATCGTTTCGGGTGGTGATCGCGATCTGGCGGAAGCACGGCTTCGCACCCGTCTCGATGCATCCTTGCGTCGGGTCTACGGTCTGCGCGGCTTTGAGGCCGCCCTGTCGGACGCCCGTTCGCAGATGATGCAGGAGGTTGCCGACGATCTGAAATCGGATGCGGAAAACCTTGGTATCACCATTGAGGACGTGCGCATTCGCCGCACCGACTTGACCCAGGAGATTTCGCAACAGACCTATGCCCGGATGCGTTCCGAGCGTCTGGCCGAAGCCGAACTGATCCGGGCGCGTGGTAATGAAGAAGGCCAGCGTCGCCGGGCCATCGCCGACCGTCAGGTTGTCGAGTTGCAGGCGGATGCGCAGCGCGATTCGGAAATCCTGCGCGGTCAGGGTGATGCTGAACGCAACCGGGTGTTCGCGGATGCCTATCAGCGCGATCCGTCCTTCTTCGAATTCTACCGTTCTATGGCAGCCTATGAGGCATCGCTCGGCACGACCGGGACGTCCATGGTGCTGTCGCCGAATTCGGAATTCTTCAAGTTCTTCCGTTCGCAGGCTGGAACTGGGGCCACAACGCCCGCAGCACCTGCCGCCAACTGA
- a CDS encoding Do family serine endopeptidase, with product MIKCCGPATRLLTSVVVGGMVSFGPVAASTAAFAQVKTAAPIPPSPPASGPGASATPGPAQGGPAPVADLAEGLLGAVVNIATSQNVDDDESAPLPQVPKGSPFEDLFEDFYKNREGKGSNHKVNSLGSGFVIDPAGYIVTNNHVIENADDIEVIFSDGSKLQAKLIGTDTKTDLSLLKVEPTEPLKAVKFGDSKVMRIGDWVMAIGNPFGLGGSVTLGIVSARGRNINAGPYDNFIQTDAAINKGNSGGPLFNMHGEVIGINTAIISPSGGSIGIGFAVPSELAENVIKQLRDFGETRRGWLGVRIQPVPDDLAKPAGIKLGRGALVSSIIEGGPVAKGPLKTGDVIISFGGKDIAESRDLVRTVAESPIDQDIDVVVFRDGKRETLKVKLAQLPDDKATEAKDSEQADPKASDSEDTDEAASGMVLGMSVEALDDEKRAANSIAKSVEGLLITDVQQGSAADQKGLKVGEVIVEVAQEFVATPEAMAEKIDKLKSDGRRAIHLMVATPQGDLRFVAVPLE from the coding sequence ATGATCAAGTGTTGCGGACCGGCCACCCGCCTTCTGACCTCTGTTGTCGTCGGGGGCATGGTCAGCTTTGGGCCTGTGGCCGCGAGCACGGCAGCCTTCGCGCAGGTCAAGACCGCAGCGCCGATTCCCCCGTCGCCGCCTGCTTCCGGCCCTGGTGCATCCGCAACACCTGGACCCGCGCAGGGCGGCCCGGCACCCGTCGCCGATCTTGCCGAGGGGCTTCTCGGTGCGGTGGTCAATATCGCTACATCGCAGAATGTCGATGATGACGAGTCTGCGCCGCTGCCACAGGTGCCAAAAGGGTCGCCTTTTGAGGATCTGTTTGAGGATTTCTACAAGAATCGCGAGGGCAAGGGCAGCAACCATAAGGTCAATTCGCTCGGCTCCGGCTTTGTCATCGATCCCGCTGGCTATATCGTTACCAACAACCATGTCATCGAGAATGCCGATGATATCGAAGTGATTTTCTCCGATGGTTCGAAATTGCAGGCCAAGCTGATCGGTACCGACACCAAAACCGATCTTTCGCTGTTGAAGGTCGAGCCGACCGAGCCGCTGAAGGCGGTCAAATTTGGCGATTCGAAAGTGATGCGGATCGGCGATTGGGTGATGGCAATCGGCAATCCCTTCGGGCTTGGCGGATCGGTGACGCTCGGCATCGTTTCGGCCCGGGGCCGCAATATCAATGCTGGTCCCTATGACAATTTCATTCAAACCGATGCGGCGATCAACAAGGGCAATTCCGGTGGCCCGTTGTTCAACATGCATGGCGAAGTGATCGGCATCAATACCGCGATCATTTCGCCGAGTGGAGGCTCCATCGGTATTGGTTTTGCCGTGCCATCGGAACTGGCCGAAAACGTCATCAAGCAGCTTCGCGACTTTGGCGAGACACGGCGCGGCTGGCTGGGCGTGCGCATTCAGCCGGTGCCGGATGATCTTGCCAAGCCGGCAGGAATTAAACTGGGCCGGGGCGCGCTGGTCTCCAGCATTATTGAAGGCGGTCCGGTGGCCAAGGGTCCGCTCAAAACCGGTGATGTGATCATTTCCTTCGGCGGCAAGGATATTGCCGAAAGCCGCGATCTGGTTCGCACGGTGGCGGAAAGCCCCATCGATCAGGATATCGATGTCGTGGTGTTTCGTGACGGCAAAAGGGAAACACTGAAAGTGAAGCTGGCGCAATTGCCTGACGACAAGGCGACGGAAGCCAAGGACAGCGAACAGGCAGATCCGAAGGCCAGCGACAGCGAAGACACGGATGAAGCGGCCAGCGGCATGGTGCTTGGCATGAGCGTCGAGGCGCTGGACGATGAGAAGCGAGCCGCCAATTCGATTGCCAAGAGCGTCGAGGGCTTGCTGATAACAGATGTGCAGCAGGGCTCCGCCGCTGACCAGAAGGGCTTGAAAGTCGGTGAAGTGATCGTGGAAGTGGCGCAGGAATTCGTCGCCACACCCGAGGCCATGGCCGAGAAGATCGACAAGCTGAAATCCGATGGTCGGCGTGCCATTCACCTGATGGTGGCGACGCCGCAGGGTGATCTGCGCTTCGTAGCCGTGCCGCTGGAATAA
- a CDS encoding GNAT family N-acetyltransferase, which produces MIILETDRLLLRRWKDSDRNLFREINADPKVMQFFPFRRTYEEADLMMDRVNTLIDETGFCFYALELKETQEPIGFCGLSDAMMPDILAEGTIEIGWRLATRFWGHGYATEAARGLLGYGFEVKGLNEIVSFAVATNHRSTAVMQRLGMVRDLNGDFDHPRVPDTHPHLKPHVLYRMTKQRWASQQIT; this is translated from the coding sequence ATGATTATCCTCGAAACCGACCGGCTGCTCCTGCGCCGATGGAAAGATAGCGACCGCAATCTGTTTCGGGAAATCAATGCCGACCCAAAAGTCATGCAGTTCTTCCCCTTTCGTCGCACCTATGAAGAAGCGGACCTGATGATGGACCGCGTCAACACACTGATCGATGAGACCGGATTCTGTTTTTACGCGCTGGAACTAAAGGAAACTCAGGAGCCCATCGGCTTTTGCGGATTGTCGGACGCGATGATGCCGGACATTCTGGCTGAAGGCACGATAGAAATCGGCTGGCGTCTCGCCACCCGCTTCTGGGGCCATGGCTATGCGACGGAAGCCGCACGCGGTCTTCTCGGTTACGGTTTCGAGGTCAAAGGCTTGAACGAAATCGTCTCCTTTGCGGTCGCCACCAACCACCGCTCCACCGCCGTCATGCAGCGGCTGGGAATGGTCCGGGATCTGAACGGCGATTTCGACCATCCGCGTGTCCCGGACACCCATCCGCACCTGAAACCACATGTGCTTTACCGGATGACAAAGCAGCGTTGGGCTTCTCAACAAATCACTTGA